Genomic DNA from Paenibacillus borealis:
CGAAAGATTTTTCAAGCTCATCCGATTGTGATACGATGGGAGAACGAGTTTGTTTATTTTTTAAATTAAATTCATCTACTATACTTCATAGGATTAAGAGGAGGCTGCGAACGTTGAGTGCAATTGATCTTATTCTGGATAAGACACTTAAAGGTGAACGTCTTCAATTAGAAGACACCATCCGGCTGTTCGAAAGCAATGAAATTGAGAAAATGGGCGCTGCTGCGGATATTATCATGAAGCGCTGGCATCCGGACCCGCTGGCTACATTCGTGATCGGCCGCAATATTAACTACACCAATGTATGTGATGTATATTGCCGCTTCTGCGCTTTCTACCGCAGACCCGGTTCAGAGGAAGGGTATGTGCTTCCCGATGAAACTATCTATCAGAAGATAGCCGAGACGATCAGCGTGAACGGGACTGAAATTCTGATGCAGGGCGGCACGAACCCGAATCTGCCGTTCAGCTATTACACGGATATCCTGCGCGGAATTAAGCAGCGGTTCCCGGAAATTACGATGCATTCGTTCTCACCGGCGGAAATCATGAAGATGGTCGAGGTATCCGGCCTGCCGCTGGAACAGGTCATGCGTGAGATTCACGCCGCCGGCCTGGATTCGCTGCCCGGCGGGGGAGCGGAGATTCTCGATGACCGCACGCGCCGCAAGATCAGCCGGCTCAAAGGCTCCTGGCGGGAGTGGATGGATGTTATGCAGACTGCACACCGGATCGGCATGAACACGACAGCCACGATGGTGATCGGTCTGGGCGAGAGTATGGAAGAGCGGGCGCTGCATCTGCTGCGTGTCCGTGAAGCCCAGGACGAGTGCATTGCGAACAAATACGACTCCGAAGGATTCCTGGCCTTCATCTCCTGGACCTTCCAGCCGGATAATACGAACCTCAAGCTGGACCGGCAGACCCCGGAAGAATACCTCAAGACCGTGGCGATCAGCCGCCTGGTGCTTGATAATATCAAGAACTTCCAGTCCTCCTGGGTCACGATGGGCCCTGAGGTCGGCAAGCTCTCCCTGCAATACGGCTGTAATGACTTCGGCAGCACGATGATCGAGGAGAACGTAGTTTCCTCCGCGGGTGCAACTTACAAGGTCAACATTGAGTCAATCACCCAGCTGATCCGCGAAGCAGGCAAGATCCCGGCGCAGCGCAACACGCGTTATGACATCCTGCGGACGTTCGAGGACGCCAATGCTAAGATTGACAATGACTTCATCATGCAGAACTAGAGGGTAGAACGACACCTGATACGGTGTTAGCCCTGCTAGGGTAAAAATGGGTAAAAACGGGTAAAAACTACACTTTATGTAGTTTTTACCCGTTTATTTTTACTATTTTAACTACAACCTTTATTCAATTGAATATGCGTTCGTTGTCGTCTGGAAAAGGTTCAATTATCCATACAATCAATTATATGTTAATATCTGATTGTGAAATCACTTAAATAAGCTTATGGGAGGCTGAAGATGAAACGAATATCATTTGAACGCCCAACAGATCACTATGATGAAGGAATTACCGGTATTGATGAAGAAATTTGTTCTTTGATCAAGCAGAGGAAGGAAATCTCAGGTAATAATCCAGGTTATCCTCCGTTTGAGTATATTTCTAAATGGTCAGAGACTTACGGACTCTATGAGGATTTCTTAAAATCGTTATTTGGAAGTATGATGAATGAAAAACAATATAAACCAACGATTGAACCATCGGGATTCAGACAACACATTCCAATCCTGAAGTCAGTCGTGATAGGGAGCGCTTCTATACTCTGACTTCTATACGGCAATACACAAATGCAAGTGTACTGACACTTAATATAGATTGGGACAATGAGCCGGAGAATGATTTCAAATCCCATCAACATAGCCACTATGAGCTCTATATTAGCGAACAATATGACTCCCGCATGACTAGTGGGGGGAGCAGATCTGATCATGCTTCTTATAAATACGTTGTCTCCCCCGCATTACCTGACAATGCTTCAGGATTGCAATTTAGGTTCACACAATACATCAACCCTTTCAAGAAGAGTGAGATAGGGGATGAAATCGTATTTGAGATTTAGTAAAAGTGTGAAAGATAGCCCTTCTACACATATTAGGTGTAAGAGGGCTATTTATCTTGCCCGAGAGAGTTGATCTAGCAACTATTCCACCGGTAACGTTAGCATTAGCTACGTGTAAGCCAATTGAATTCGGATTTTCGCATACCCGTATAGTATCAAAAGTGAGCATTTCCCTAAACCAGCGGATATCCTTCCGGCTTTTGTTCCGGTTCCCGTCTTTGATCCAAAGTAATTCTTCATGTGTGTTCTTTCCCTCGTCCATAGTTAACCCTCCTTTTACAATTGTAAAAAACCTCATATCCGTCATATGGTTATGCAACAGGAATTGAACCCTGAGAATAGTCCCGCAATAAAGCCTGGTTTTTACATTGGGTAAATCATCCATATTATACTTTTACATAACTCTTTATTCTAGTTAACCCAGTCTGATAGATGGAAGTGTGGCGATATGTTACGCTTTGACGGTCAATTTAAAGAGATTAACTGGGAGGGTATAAGATTCTATGGTACAAAAACGTTGGAATAAGCCTATTGCTTCAATATTGGCTACCACTGTGATTACAGCACAGGTGCTGGGCGGAGTTGTTGCCGGTTCAGTACTGGGAGCCGGGAAGGCAGCAGCTGAACCTGCGTCAGGTGCAATTAACCTGCGGCTGATGAGTACTACAGATGTGCATACCAATGCGATGGGCTGGGATTACTTTAAGAACCAGCCGTCTCTGACGGTCGGACTGGACCGGACGGCAACGCTGGTGAAGCAGGCCAGAACTGAAGTAGGGGACCCTGCACAGGCAGGTTTAAACAACCTTTTGCTCGACAACGGAGATTTGATTCAGGGTACACCTCTGGGTACGTATGCTTCGAAGCAGGTTGATGCAGACGGCAAGACTATACAGAAGAATCCGATGATTGCAGCGTTGAATACCATGAAATATGATGCTGCGACACTCGGCAACCATGAATTCAATTATGGACTTCCCTATCTGGAGAGCATTACCTCTGCCACTTCAGCAACATATGAGTATACGGACATTCCTTTTATTAATGCGAATGTGTATGCCGTAGACGGGGACGAGGATGATTCCAATAACCCGAACTACTTCACTCCTTATAAAATACTCGACAAGACAGTTACCGACAGCAATGGCGCTACCCAACATGTTAAGGTCGGCCTGATTGGTCTCGTTACTCCGCAGATTATGGATTGGGACAAGGTCAACCTGGAAGGTAAAGTCATTACTAAGGACATCGCTGAAACGGCCGCTAAATTCATTCCTCAGATGAAGGAAGACGGTGCGGATATTATCGTTGCGATGGCGCATACCGGATATGATAACAATGCAATACCCGGAACCAAATCTGAAAATGACATCAAAGCACTAAGCCTGGTGCCAGGTATTGATGCCATTACGTTCTCGCATACCCATAAGGTATTCCCGGCTGCGACTTTGGAAGCGCTGGACGCATCGTTCAAGACTTCTGACGGTAAGGCGGCGCTGCCCGGCATCGATAACGCCAAAGGCCAGATCAATAATGTTCCAGCCGTTCAGGCGGGATTCGGCGGCGCTAACCTGGGTCTGATCGACCTGGCAATCGTTCCTGACCCTCAGCGGAGCGGACACTTTATGGTGGACAAGAGTGCTTCGGTTTCATCCACCCGTTCGATCTACAGAACGGAGAACAAAGTAAATATCGCCAACGTAGAGCCGGATGCTGAGCTGGATGCAGCAATTGCCGCAGATCACCAGGCTACGGTTGCTTATGTAAATCAACCGCTTGGACGTACAGATGTGCCGATGAACAGCTTTTTCGCTATGGTGCAGGATGATCCGACCGTTCAGATCGTAACCTATGCCCAGAAAAACTATGTCGAGAAGCTGATCAATAGTGATCCTAACCTGACTGCCTACCAGGGAATGCCTATCCTGAGTGTTGGCGCACCCTTCAAGGCCGGACGCAATAACCCGGATGAGTATACCGAGATTGAAGCAGGGGATCTGACTATCCGCAGCGCAAGCGACCTTTATCTCTATGACAATACGCTCAAGGCCATTAAGGTCAAGGGTAAGACTGTCAAAGAATGGGTTGAAATGAGTGCTGGTGCCTATAACCGCATTGATCCTGCAGTGACTACGGAGCAGCCGCTGCTGAACTCCGCATTCTCCGTATTTAATTTCGACGTTATCGACGGTATTAAATACACGATTGATGTTACTAAAAATGCAAGATACAAGCCTGACGGTACGGTGAATGACCTCACTTCTGAGCGGGTTACCTCCATTACCTATGATGACAAGCCGCTGGATATGAATCAGGACTTCATCGTAGTTACCAACAACTACCGGGCAAGCGGCGGCGGAAATTTCCCGGGTGTCAAAACAGGCGCTGCCGGTCTTACGATGGTGCTGGATACACTGGAAGAAAATCGTCAGATTCTGATGGATTACATCAAGGAAGCAGGAAACGTTAACCATCCGGCCGATAATAACTGGTCGATTGCTCCGATCAAAGGCGATGTCAAGGTTACCTTTACTTCTTCACCTAAGGCTAAGAATGCACTTCCTAAACATGATAATATTACCGATACCGGAACCCAGAATCTCCGGGGCGACGAGATTTACAATCTCGACCTTAGCGGAAGCGTCAAAGTCCATCTGCTGGGCATCAATGACCTTCACGGACAATTGGATACGACATCCTTTGTAACTGTGGGCACTGAAAGCAAGCCTGTAGGAACTGCAGCGATTCTGGCAACCTACCTGAAGAATGCCCGTGCCAAATACGATAACACCCTGCTGGTTCACAACGGAGACTCCGTCGGTGCTTCTGCTCCGGTATCCTCCATGGAGCGTGACAAGCCGACTCTTGAATGGTTGAACATGATGAAGTTCGATGTGGGAACCTTGGGGAACCACGAATTCGACCAGGGTGTTGAAGCGTTGAAGGCACAAATTTTCGGCGGCGCTGACCCGGTTAACCCGAGCATTGTCCATGCGCCCATGAATTTCGATTACATTAATGCCAATGCGATCGACATGAAGACTGGAGAGCCGCTGATCAAACCTTACACGATTAAAGAAATCGGCGGTGTAAAAATCGGGTTTATCGGCGTAGTGACCAAGGCAACACCAAGTAAGGTATCTCCTGCCGGTACAGCCGGTGTGAAATTCCTGAGTGCTGAGGAAGAAGTAGCTGCCATCGAAAAGTATGCTGCAGAGCTCAAAGGTAAAGGTGTCAACACGATCATCGTGCTCGCCCATGATCCGGCAACCACGAAGGTTGATGCTGCAACTAAGAAAAATGTATCCACAGGTGAAGCTGTAGATTTGGCGAACGCACTCCCGGCCGATTCTCCGGTGGATGTTATTGTGGCTGGTGATAATCATGCCTACGCTAACGATATGGTGAACGGCAAACTGGTCGTTCAGGCCTATTCTTACGGTACTGCGTATGAAGATATCCGCTTGGCCATTGATCCTGAGACAGGAAAGGTCAAGAACAAATCTGCAGAAGTAATTACTACCTTCCAGGAGAATGTTACGCCGGATGCTGAAACAAAAGCACTGGTTGATCATTATCTGGCTCTGCATCCGGAACTGGCTAAGCCTGTAGGCACTACAGATGGCACAGTTACCCGTACAGACGTATATCTCAAGGAAGCTCCTCTGGGCAACCTGATTGCGGATGCTATGCGTCAGGCTGATTTCAAAGATGGCGCTGCTGCTCCTGCTGACTTTGCGTTTATGAATCCGGGCGGTATCCGTGCCGATCTTCCTAAGGGTAATGTTCTCTTCGGTGATCTGGCCAAGATCCAGCCCTTCGGCAATACGCTGGTGAAGCTGACGCTTACCGGCGAACAAATCAAAACCTTGCTGCAGCAGCAATGGGCTGTTAAGGCTGACGGAACTGCAGACACCAAGACACTGCAAATTTCCGGGCTGAAATATACGGCCAACATGTATCTGCCGGTTACCAGCCGTGTAGCTAACCTGACCAAAAGTGATGGAACACCGATTGACATGTCCAAGAGCTATACAGCTGTCGTTAATAACTTCATGGCTGCAGGCGGAGACAACTATAAGGTATTGACTGAGGCAAGTAAATCGCTGGCCGGACCGATCGATCTGGATGTATTCTATGATTACATCGTGAAGACATTCAATGGCGGAGCTATCACCGCTGCAATTGAAGGACGGATTAACAATGTTGAGAAAGATCCGGGAACGGGCAACCCTAACCCTAACCCGGGACCTGCTGTAACAGCAACACCTAAGCCTACCGCTACACCTTCAGCGACACCTAGCCCGGCAGCATCAGCTACTCCGGCTCCGGCTGCAACCACGACTCCAATACAGAGCCCGGCCGTTCCTGTTACTGCATTCAAGGATTTGGGCAAGGTAGCGTGGGCTGCAGAAGCTATTAATGCACTGGCGGCAAAAGGTATTGTAAAAGGCATCGACGGTACGAACTTCGCACCCGTGAAGAGTGTAACCCGTGCTGAATTCGTAACTATGCTCGTTCGTTCGCTTAACTTGAGCAATACCGCAACAGCAACTACTTTCACTGATGTGAAACAAGGTGTCTGGTATACAGATACGATCGCTGCTGCCGTAAACGCCGGTTTGGTGAGAGGTTCAGGCAACGGTAAATTCGAGCCGGGCCGTGAAATCACCCGTGAGGAAATGGCGATTATGATCGCTAATGCCCTCAAGGATCAGCTGCAGCCGGTTGACCCTGCTGCTCTGGATAAGTTCGCTGACAAGGCCAAGATTGCGGCTTATGCGCAGCAGCCTGTAGCACAGCTGACCCAGCTGGGTATTGTCAACGGTGTGGATGCCCAGAAATTCGCGCCGAAAAGTATTGCGAACCGCGCCCAGGCAGCGGTCATTATCTACCGGATGCTGGAGAACAAAGCTTCCTGATTTCAAAATTAATAACAAAAGGCCCGTGCACATTGTGCACGGGCCTTTCGCTGCGGGCTGCATTTACAGCTGCGCAGTGTTAATCGCTTAACACAGAATACAGAGGATCAGGCTTGTCCAGCCCAGACAACAAGCGTCCCGTTATTTCACTGCAGCTTCCCATTTGCAGCGGATGGGGGAGACGATCGCATTTTCTTTTTTGAGCTCGGTGAAGGCCTTGTCGACCGCTTTGCGTTCCAGTCCCGAGAGCTTTTCGACTTCTCCAGCGGTTACAGGAGCCGGTGAAGCTTTAATGATTTCCAGTACTTGATCCTTAACACTCATGAGTTACACATCCTTTGTTAGTTATGAATGGGTCTATCCTGATGCTTCGTAACATTCGTATTGTCAGGCAAATTATAAAAGAAAAACGGTAAACAGGCAGTGATATTTTTATATTATCAGTTTACAGTTGTATCCAAAAGTGATATCATAATTATATCAAATACATATCTAATGGAGGTGCCTTTATGAAAGAAAAAACATTGCATCCTGTCAGCGGATTCTGGGTTGTGGCTCTAATCGCCATTTGTATCGGAGGCGGAATTTACGGTGCAGTTCAGGAATATGTGGCCTTGCCTGTTATCCTGTTTGTTGCAGCCGGTATTCTATGTACGAGTGTTACCGTAGTCCAGCCCAACAAGTCAGTGGTCGTAACCTTCTTTGGCCAATATGTCGGCACGATTGCAACCAGCGGGTTGTTCGCAGTAATCCCGTTCAGCATCCGCAAGACCGTATCGCTGCGGGTCCGCAACTTCAACAGCGTGAAGCTGAAGGTCAATGATGTGGAAGGAAATCCGATTGAGATTGCTGCAGTGATTGTATTCAAGGTCATTAACTCGGCCAAAGCGCTGTTTGATGTAGATAAGTATATGGCGTTTGTGGAAATTCAGAGTGAAACGGCGCTGCGTCATGTGGCGAGCAAATACCCCTACGATAACTTCAATGAGACCGGCATGTCCCTGCGGGCCAATGCCGATGAGATTGCCAAAGAGCTGGCGGTGGAGCTGCAGGAGCGACTGTCCCTATCCGGTGTAGAAGTGATCGAAGCACGCCTGACCCATCTGGCCTATTCCACAGAGATTGCCAGTACAATGCTGCAGCGCCAGCAGGCTTCGGCGATTCTGTCTGCACGCCAGATCATCGTGGAAGGCGCTGTCGGCATGGTGGATCTGGCGATCCGTCAACTCAAAGAGAGCGGTGTAGTTGAACTGGACGAAGAACGCAAGGCGGCGATGATCAACAATCTGATGGTGGCGATTGTGTCGGAGCGCGGTGCGAGCCCGGTCATTAACGCCGGCTCGTTGTACTAAGGCGGTAATATTATGGCGGCCAAAAAAAGCTTTCCGCTGCGGATCGATCCCGAACTGCACGAAGCGCTGGAACGTTGGGCGGGAGAAGAATTTCGCAGCGTAAACGGACATATCGAATACTTGCTGCGTGAGTCTTTGAAGCGCGCAGGCCGCTTGCCGGGTAAGAAACGCCGGGAAGAAGAATGAACAGCCTGGGGCGGCGGCGCTTCAGACTTATAAGACTTACTAAACCGGCTGTGCCGTCCCTGGGAGGAGGGCACAGCCGGTTCCACTTGACGGAAGATAAGCTGAGATTTATAATTACCGTAATTCACGTTATCAGCTTCGACAAAGATATGAATCGATGTTCAGGACCGCTTCAGAGAGAGGAAACCTCAGGCTGCAATTTCCTCCGGTACCGGCTTTTGATTTACCCCTTTGTAGCTGCGGTTATGAACTCCTGGGAATGTCCGTTTACGGACATCATTACAGCAGGATAGTAAGCACCGCCGGTTCATGGCCGTTATCTCCATGCTGACTAAGGATTCTATTCTGCAATGCCGCTGCTCTGCAGCAGCTTTTGTATAATAGTATCGAATTTGGGTGGAACCACGGGTGCAATCACTCGTCCCTTTGCGGGACGGGTGTTTTTTGTGTGCAGAAGCTAACTTTTAGGAGGAAGAACAATGTCAGTAAATATCAAACTTCCGGACGGTTCGGTCCGGGAATATGCAGACGGCAGCAGCATTGATGATGTAGCAGCCTCGATCAGCAGCGGACTGCGCAAGAATGCCGCAGCAGGTAAAATCAACGGAATCGTTGTGGATCTGTCCACTCAGCTGCAGGAAGGCGATCTTGTAGAGATCGTTACCCTGGATTCCCCGGAAGGCCTGGAAGTGATGCGTCACAGTACAGCTCACCTTATGGCCCAGGCGGTAAGACGCCTGTTCGGGACTATGGAAGTTAAGCTCGGAGTAGGTCCGGTAATTGAAGACGGCTTCTATTATGATATGGATCTGGAGCATCCGCTTAATCCGGAGGATCTGCTGAAGATCGAGAAGGAAATGGAACGTATCGTTTCAGAGAACCTGCCGATTGTCCGCCATGAGGTGAGCCGTCAGGAAGCACTGGACAGATTCGGTGAGCTGGCTGATCCCTACAAGCTTGAGCTGATTCAGGCGTTGCCGGAAGACAGCGTGATTACAATCTATGAACAGGGCGAATTCTTCGACCTC
This window encodes:
- the mqnC gene encoding cyclic dehypoxanthinyl futalosine synthase encodes the protein MSAIDLILDKTLKGERLQLEDTIRLFESNEIEKMGAAADIIMKRWHPDPLATFVIGRNINYTNVCDVYCRFCAFYRRPGSEEGYVLPDETIYQKIAETISVNGTEILMQGGTNPNLPFSYYTDILRGIKQRFPEITMHSFSPAEIMKMVEVSGLPLEQVMREIHAAGLDSLPGGGAEILDDRTRRKISRLKGSWREWMDVMQTAHRIGMNTTATMVIGLGESMEERALHLLRVREAQDECIANKYDSEGFLAFISWTFQPDNTNLKLDRQTPEEYLKTVAISRLVLDNIKNFQSSWVTMGPEVGKLSLQYGCNDFGSTMIEENVVSSAGATYKVNIESITQLIREAGKIPAQRNTRYDILRTFEDANAKIDNDFIMQN
- a CDS encoding bifunctional 2',3'-cyclic-nucleotide 2'-phosphodiesterase/3'-nucleotidase is translated as MVQKRWNKPIASILATTVITAQVLGGVVAGSVLGAGKAAAEPASGAINLRLMSTTDVHTNAMGWDYFKNQPSLTVGLDRTATLVKQARTEVGDPAQAGLNNLLLDNGDLIQGTPLGTYASKQVDADGKTIQKNPMIAALNTMKYDAATLGNHEFNYGLPYLESITSATSATYEYTDIPFINANVYAVDGDEDDSNNPNYFTPYKILDKTVTDSNGATQHVKVGLIGLVTPQIMDWDKVNLEGKVITKDIAETAAKFIPQMKEDGADIIVAMAHTGYDNNAIPGTKSENDIKALSLVPGIDAITFSHTHKVFPAATLEALDASFKTSDGKAALPGIDNAKGQINNVPAVQAGFGGANLGLIDLAIVPDPQRSGHFMVDKSASVSSTRSIYRTENKVNIANVEPDAELDAAIAADHQATVAYVNQPLGRTDVPMNSFFAMVQDDPTVQIVTYAQKNYVEKLINSDPNLTAYQGMPILSVGAPFKAGRNNPDEYTEIEAGDLTIRSASDLYLYDNTLKAIKVKGKTVKEWVEMSAGAYNRIDPAVTTEQPLLNSAFSVFNFDVIDGIKYTIDVTKNARYKPDGTVNDLTSERVTSITYDDKPLDMNQDFIVVTNNYRASGGGNFPGVKTGAAGLTMVLDTLEENRQILMDYIKEAGNVNHPADNNWSIAPIKGDVKVTFTSSPKAKNALPKHDNITDTGTQNLRGDEIYNLDLSGSVKVHLLGINDLHGQLDTTSFVTVGTESKPVGTAAILATYLKNARAKYDNTLLVHNGDSVGASAPVSSMERDKPTLEWLNMMKFDVGTLGNHEFDQGVEALKAQIFGGADPVNPSIVHAPMNFDYINANAIDMKTGEPLIKPYTIKEIGGVKIGFIGVVTKATPSKVSPAGTAGVKFLSAEEEVAAIEKYAAELKGKGVNTIIVLAHDPATTKVDAATKKNVSTGEAVDLANALPADSPVDVIVAGDNHAYANDMVNGKLVVQAYSYGTAYEDIRLAIDPETGKVKNKSAEVITTFQENVTPDAETKALVDHYLALHPELAKPVGTTDGTVTRTDVYLKEAPLGNLIADAMRQADFKDGAAAPADFAFMNPGGIRADLPKGNVLFGDLAKIQPFGNTLVKLTLTGEQIKTLLQQQWAVKADGTADTKTLQISGLKYTANMYLPVTSRVANLTKSDGTPIDMSKSYTAVVNNFMAAGGDNYKVLTEASKSLAGPIDLDVFYDYIVKTFNGGAITAAIEGRINNVEKDPGTGNPNPNPGPAVTATPKPTATPSATPSPAASATPAPAATTTPIQSPAVPVTAFKDLGKVAWAAEAINALAAKGIVKGIDGTNFAPVKSVTRAEFVTMLVRSLNLSNTATATTFTDVKQGVWYTDTIAAAVNAGLVRGSGNGKFEPGREITREEMAIMIANALKDQLQPVDPAALDKFADKAKIAAYAQQPVAQLTQLGIVNGVDAQKFAPKSIANRAQAAVIIYRMLENKAS
- a CDS encoding SPFH domain-containing protein; amino-acid sequence: MKEKTLHPVSGFWVVALIAICIGGGIYGAVQEYVALPVILFVAAGILCTSVTVVQPNKSVVVTFFGQYVGTIATSGLFAVIPFSIRKTVSLRVRNFNSVKLKVNDVEGNPIEIAAVIVFKVINSAKALFDVDKYMAFVEIQSETALRHVASKYPYDNFNETGMSLRANADEIAKELAVELQERLSLSGVEVIEARLTHLAYSTEIASTMLQRQQASAILSARQIIVEGAVGMVDLAIRQLKESGVVELDEERKAAMINNLMVAIVSERGASPVINAGSLY
- a CDS encoding toxin-antitoxin system HicB family antitoxin codes for the protein MAAKKSFPLRIDPELHEALERWAGEEFRSVNGHIEYLLRESLKRAGRLPGKKRREEE